A region from the Fusarium musae strain F31 chromosome 1, whole genome shotgun sequence genome encodes:
- a CDS encoding hypothetical protein (EggNog:ENOG41) has protein sequence MSQKCVHQGCGKQFTDPDEKCEYHPGPPVFHEGQKGWKCCKPRVLTFDEFMDIPPCTTGTHSTTDKPPQLEEKPQQDDAALAQKIDVLNAATPSRAPIPTAQHAPTPPPPAPESEDDDPSLEIADGVGCKRRACGATYKRGSSRDDEECVHHPGVPIFHEGSKGYSCCKRRVLEFDQFMKIEGCKTKNRHLFIGSGKKDGANSEEAVSNVRHDFYQTPVNVIASFFLKKIDKSTAKIELQPKQLNLDLTTTDSPPKRYTAEVPLYASIDPEKSSYRVLGTKLEFVLAKSDGTSWPVLRGDEALTGEILQVGRAGRA, from the exons ATGTCTCAAAAATGTGTCCATCAAGGTTGCGGGAAACAGTTTACCGATCCAGATGAGAAGTGCGAGTACCATCCTGGTCCGCCCGTTTTCCACGAGGGGCAGAAAG GATGGAAATGCTGCAAGCCTCGTGTCTTGACCTTTGACGAGTTTATGGATATTCCCCCTTGTACGACTGGCACACACTCAACCACCGACAAGCCGCCTCAGCTTGAGGAGAAACCCCAGCAGGATGATGCCGCACTCGCCCAGAAGATTGATGTTCTGAACGCCGCCACTCCGTCTCGCGCACCGATTCCAACTGCCCAGCACGCTCCTACGCCACCTCCACCTGCTCCCGAGTCGGAAGATGACGACCCCAGTCTTGAGATTGCGGATGGTGTTGGCTGTAAGAGAAGGGCGTGCGGCGCAACATACAAGAGGGGTAGCTcaagagatgatgaggagtgTGTTCACCATCCAGGAGTACCAATTTTCCACGAGGGGAGTAAGGGATACTCCTGTTGCAAGAGACGAGTGTTGGAGTTTGATCAATTCATGAAAATCGAGGGGTGCAAGACAAAGAATAGACACTTGTTTATCGGCAGTGGTAAGAAGGATGGCGCCAACAGTGAGGAGGCCGTCTCCAACGTCAG GCATGACTTTTACCAGACCCCAGTCAATGTTAttgcatccttcttcttgaagaagatcgaCAAGAGCACAGCCAAGATTGAGTTGCAGCCGAAGCAACTTAACCTGGACCTTACAACAACCGACTCGCCTCCTAAGCGCTATACCGCCGAAGTCCCTCTCTATGCATCGATCGACCCGGAGAAATCATCGTATAGAGTGCTCGGCACGAAGCTAGAATTCGTCCTCGCCAAATCTGATGGCACCTCGTGGCCAGTGTTGCGAGGAGACGAGGCCCTGACAGGCGAGATTCTTCAGGTTGGCCGTGCTGGAAGGGCTTGA
- a CDS encoding hypothetical protein (EggNog:ENOG41) encodes MSGLSAMQASNRLRTALLEGKKAFGAWQMLPGANVSRVLARSGVDWVLVDCEHGNLDDGAMHDAVPAIAALGVSPIVRLPDMQGWMVKRALDSGAHGKKIVVPLLRTPEEARQLLQSAKFPPLGRRGFGSPIAPERFHPEPSFSEYLQQANDSLLTIVQIETKEALESIDEIAAVDGIDVLFIGPFDLGNALGHPIIEGVMATELKDAIAKILAAGQKAGKKTGVYCTGGEQAKIYADQGFDMMNVVTDYTSLGLVAKEQLSFADGSLAPTRGKGY; translated from the exons ATGTCTGGATTGTCTGCTATGCAGGCATCTAATAGATTACGGACAGCTCTTCTGGAGGGAAAGAAGGCATTTGGCGCTTGGCAGATGCTTCCCGGCGCAAACGTATCGCGGGTATTGGCAAGGTCAGGAGTTGACTGGGTCTTGGTAGACTGCGAGCATGGGAACTTGGACG ATGGTGCCATGCACGATGCCGTTCCTGCAATTGCGGCTTTAGGGGTTTCGCCCATTGTGAGATTGCCCGACATGCAAGGATGGATGGTAAAGC GTGCACTCGACAGTGGAGCTCATGGT AAAAAGATTGTTGTGCCTTTGCTGAGAACGCCTGAAGAAGCGAGACAACTCCTGCAATCTGCCAAGTTTCCGCCTCTAGGCCGTCGAGGTTTCGGATCACCAATTGCCCCAGAGCGATTCCACCCTGAGCCAAGTTTCTCGGAGTATCTTCAGCAGGCAAATGATTCTCTCTTGACCATTGTTCAGATTGAGACCAAGGAGGCACTTGAGTCTATCGACGAGATTGCTGCTGTCGATGGCATCGATGTGTTATTCATTGGACCGTTCGATCTTG GAAACGCCCTCGGCCATCCTATTATCGAAGGAGTCATGGCCACGGAACTGAAAGACGCCATTGCCAAGATCCTTGCTGCGGGTCAGAAAGCAGGCAAGAAGACAGGCGTGTATTGCACGGGGGGCGAGCAGGCAAAGATATACGCGGATCAGGGGtttgacatgatgaatgtggTAACCGATTATACATCCTTGGGACTGGTAGCCAAAGAGCAGCTCAGCTTCGCTGACGGAAGCTTGGCACCAACCAGAGGAAAGGGGTATTGA
- a CDS encoding hypothetical protein (CAZy:CE3), translating to MRYSLLACLVSAAHASTLQLRENAAQIARNVSGFTTYDVLNYTKADSDDDWELEVPLRILCVGDSITEGWGSDADGGDGNGYRLSLAKHLSLVFAGTRRKGSMEDNYYAAWSGKTIQYISEHITESLEQRPNLVLLHAGTNDMDLRPSISKEGNDPKDAATRLGDLIDKIVRYCPDAVVLVAIPLASCDTEKPKMPIYRALIPGLVRQRRKDGNHVIAVDFSTFDLGELRDCLHPTNEGYSIMGDYWYDFITQVPKGWIKEPFGDDPKREENGVGRRVLPDRISILGIGLYWGVYHMCWV from the exons ATGAGGTATTCATTACTGGCCTGTCTTGTCAGTGCAGCTCATGCCTCAACACTACAACTGCGAGAGAATGCTGCACAAATAGCTCGGAATGTTTCGGGTTTCACGACTTACGATGTTTTGAACTACACCAAAGCTGATTCTGACGATGACTGGGAATTGGAAGTTCCTCTTCGCATACTCTGTGTCGGAGACTCTATAACAGAGGGTTGGGGAAGTGATGCAGATGGCGGCGATGGGAATGGTTACAGGCTTTCTCTCGCGAAGCACCTGTCAC TTGTCTTTGCGGGTACAAGACGCAAGGGTTCTATGGAGGACAATTATTAT GCGGCCTGGTCTGGCAAGACAATTCAGTATATAAGCGAGCACATCACAGAGTCGTTGGAACAGAGACCTAATCTTGTCCTCCTACACGCTGGAACGAATGACATGGATTTACGACCGTCGATCTCCAAAGAAGGAAATGACCCCAAAGATGCTGCAACTCGTCTCGGCGACCTCATTGACAAGATTGTTAGGTACTGCCCGGACGCAGTAGTCCTCGTCGCGATACCTTTGGCATCCTGTGACACTGAGAAACCCAAGATGCCTATTTACAGAGCCCTGATTCCTGGACTTGTACGACAGCGACGGAAGGATGGCAATCATGTTATTGCCGTGGATTTCAGCACATTTGATCTGGGCGAGTTGAGAGACTGCTTGCATCCTACAAATGAAGGCTATAGCATCATGGGGGACTATTGGTATGACTTTATAACACAGGTGCCAAAGGGATGGATCAAGGAGCCTTTTGGCGATGACCCAAAgcgagaagagaatgggGTTGGAAGACGAGTCCTGCCAGACAGGATATCTATTTTGGGTATTGGCTTGTACTGGGGCGTGTACCATATGTGTTGGGTATAG
- the ATG22 gene encoding Autophagy protein 22 (EggNog:ENOG41): MAPNLQPLPQRPRLQDHRPWSGLSNISKRSFRSCATSAFEADDERSSSDGDMSPRNSQADVRRPIVPRHSGHDARPTSRKELLGWYAYAFASETYVICGIASFIPILLETLARENGVLVSDRKTPCGSSESKKEGDGQCIVWVFGVEINTASFAMYTFSVSVLIQALLVVSISCAADHGNYRKKLLLSFAWIGSFAVMSYIFITKDNYILGALLTVISNTSFGASFVLLNSFLPLLVRYHPDVIGVNVAETPDLANSEFESRPLDDSVGDLQASRVTTTSPLLDPEDGERLKPTASHAEITSKELQLSTRISAIGIGTGYIAALFLQCVCIAVLIAMHNTTWGQRVVLFMVGLWWTIFTIPAAMWLRPRPGPPLADDGRKGIMAGLAYILYAWKSLFKTVQQARRLLDIVLFLAGWFLLSDAIATTSSTAILFAKTQLHMKPWALGMINVISTLAGVFGAFGWSWISRLFNLQAHQTILVCIALFELIPLYGLLGYLPFVKEWGVFGLQQPWEMYPVAAVYGVVLGGLGGYCRSLYGELIPPGSEAAFYALYAITDKGSSVFGPTIVGAIIDRTGTIRPAFWFLAALVGLPAPLIWFINVERGRREGMKLAESMAGSPVEEANDNEYEPERRGMLADYQREQEDGIVDEHARP; encoded by the exons ATGGCGCCAAaccttcaacctcttcctcagcgtCCACGTCTCCAAGACCATAGACCGTGGTCCGGACTTTCCAATATTTCTAAACGATCCTTTAGATCTTGCGCAACTTCTGCTTTCGAGGCCGACGACGAGCGATCCTCTAGCGACGGCGATATGAGCCCTCGCAATAGCCAAGCGGACGTGCGACGGCCAATCGTACCGCGTCACTCTGGCCATGATGCTCGCCCAACGAGTCGAAAGGAGCTTCTAGGGTGGTACGCCTATGCATTTGCGTCCGAGACGTACGTGATTTGTGGAATTG CTTCCTTTATCCCCATCCTTTTAGAGACTCTTGCCAGAGAGAACGGTGTGCTCGTCTCTGACCGAAAAACACCTTGCGGGTCTAGCGAGAGTAAGAAAGAGGGGGACGGGCAATGCATTGTCTGGGTATTTGGAGTAGAAATCAACACTGCGAGCTTCGCCATGTACACATTTTCAGTGAGCGTCTTGATTCAAGCACTGCTCGTTGTCAGCATCAGTTGCGCTGCTGACCATGGAAACTACCGCaagaagcttcttctcagcttcgCCTGGATTGGAAGCTTCGCCGTCATGTCTTACATCTTCATTACAAAAGACAACTACATTCTCGGCGCCCTCTTGACCGTCATCTCCAACACGTCCTTTGGCGCATCCTTTGTATTACTGAACTCTTTTCTTCCGCTGCTTGTGCGATACCATCCCGATGTTATCGGGGTCAACGTTGCTGAGACTCCAGATCTTGCCAATTCTGAATTTGAGTCACGCCCTTTGGATGACTCGGTGGGTGATCTCCAGGCGTCAAGGGTTACGACAACATCACCTCTGTTAGATCCTGAAGACGGCGAGCGACTGAAACCAACAGCAAGCCATGCGGAAATCACTTCCAAGGAATTGCAACTGTCAACGCGGATCTCAGCCATCGGAATTGGTACCGGTTATATTGCCGCGCTCTTCCTGCAATGCGTCTGTATTGCTGTTCTCATAGCCATGCATAACACCACATGGGGCCAACGAGTGGTATTATTCATGGTCGGACTTTGGTGGACAATCTTCACTATTCCGGCCGCCATGTGGTTGCGGCCCCGCCCCGGGCCTCCGCTGGCTGATGACGGCCGTAAAGGCATCATGGCAGGACTTGCGTACATATTGTACGCATGGAAGAGCCTATTCAAAACCGTCCAACAGGCTAGACGCCTTCTGGACATCGTTTTGTTTCTGGCTGGATGGTTTCTCCTGTCCGATGCGATCGCAACCACGTCATCTACCGCGATTCTATTCGCCAAAACCCAACTCCACATGAAGCCGTGGGCGCTCGGTATGATAAATGTCATTTCAACTCTGGCAGGGGTATTCGGCGCCTTCGGATGGTCGTGGATCTCACGGCTCTTTAACCTCCAAGCCCATCAAACCATTCTTGTCTGCATTGCTTTGTTCGAGTTGATCCCCCTTTACGGCTTGCTGGGTTACCTTCCCTTTGTTAAAGAATGGGGCGTATTTGGCCTCCAACAACCCTGGGAGATGTATCCAGTGGCGGCTGTATATGGAGTCGTGCTCGGAGGGTTGGGTGGTTACTGCCGCTCTCTGTAtggtgagcttattccaccCGGATCCGAGGCAGCTTTCTACGCTCTGTACGCCATAACGGACAAGGGATCCAGTGTCTTTGGTCCGACGATTGTCGGTGCTATCATTGATAGAACTGGCACGATTCGCCCGGCTTTCTGGTTTCTGGCAGCATTGGTTGGCCTTCCTGCGCCATTGATCTGGTTCATCAATGTCGAGCGTGGTAGAAGAGAAGGCATGAAGCTCGCCGAGTCAATGGCAGGATCTCCTGTGGAGGAAGCAAACGATAATGAGTATGAGCCTGAGCGTCGTGGAATGCTGGCCGACTATCAGAGAGAGCAGGAAGATGGTATTGTCGATGAACATGCAAGACCCTAG
- a CDS encoding hypothetical protein (EggNog:ENOG41) yields the protein MSNRKRSRSVGEENRAECPFTITYATGPAATQADRQKNKKRKRDGQDDDKRVQIQISPFSPTGNFKTHENMDLYYTVEPGKRWQDMTRYNSFVLNSVKYYSEGFVNVANEVTIEQQKAQGDGKGIYKKSNNDWVARILEIRASDEHHVYARVYWMYWPDELPCGTLDGKKTVQGRQPYHGNNELIASNHMDIINVVSVTGPVTVNQWIESDDEEIQDALYWRQAYDCRNMQLSSVELMCKCQTPANPDKTLIGCTSPSCGKWMHHECMAHEILMQVYERLGTDKPHRTEGSAVKEEKPEEATRPLSPTDAGEKETQPTIDVRSGETSDNVHVKKTARETPRETETPTPGPTPSRSITTASAKGSAKKGRKKKAADSKPYLGLFEATLKMQDGPTAWEIRDLRENVTGGDKTWTEKAHCLLCGSSID from the exons ATGAGCAATCGCAAGAGATCGCGATCCGTCGGGGAGGAGAATCGCGCTGAGTGCCCTTTCACGATTACTTACGCGACTGGCCCTGCGGCTACTCAGGCGGATCGTCAAAAAAACAAGAAGCGGAAGCGcgatggccaagatgacgACAAACGGGTCCAGATTCAAATCTCCCCTTTCTCCCCAACGGGCAATTTCAAAACGCACGAGAACATGGACTTGTACTACACTGTCGAACCAGGAAAACGATGGCAAGATATGACGCGCTACAACAGCTTCGTCC TCAACAGTGTCAAATATTATAGTGAAGGCTTTGTCAATGTTGCCAATGAGGTAACGATTGAACAACAAAAGGCTCAAGGTGACGGCAAGGGTATTTacaagaagagcaacaatGACTGGGTCGCGCGTATTCTTGAGATCCGTGCTTCCGATGAGCACCACGTCTATGCACGTGTCTATTGGATGTACTGGCCGGACGAACTCCCATGTGGAACCCTCGACGGCAAAAAGACCGTACAAGGCCGCCAGCCGTACCATGGCAATAATGAGTTGATCGCTTCTAATCATA TGGACATTATCAATGTCGTCAGTGTTACAGGACCCGTCACCGTCAACCAATGGATTGAgtcagatgacgaggagatcCAAGACGCGCTTTATTGGCGTCAAGCGTACGATTGCCGCAACATGCAACTTTCG TCTGTTGAGCTCATGTGCAAATGTCAAACTCCCGCGAACCCTGACAAGACCCTGATTGGGTGCACGAGCCCGAGTTGCGGGAAGTGGATGCATCACGAATGCATGGCGCACGAAATTCTCATGCAAGTCTACGAGCGACTAGGAACAGATAAGCCCCATCGAACCGAGGGATCGGCCGTtaaggaagagaagcccgAGGAGGCGACGCGCCCTCTATCGCCCACTGACGCAGGCGAGAAAGAGACACAGCCCACGATCGATGTTCGCTCCGGCGAAACGAGCGATAACGTCCACGTCAAAAAGACTGCTCGCGAAACACCTCGCGAAACAGAAACCCCCACACCTGGGCCAACGCCATCCCGGTCTATCACCACTGCATCAGCCAAAGGATCGGCCAAGAAAggtcgcaagaagaaggctgcagACTCCAAGCCATACCTGGGACTTTTCGAAGCTACTCTCAAGATGCAAGACGGCCCCACAGCATGGGAGATTCGCGACCTGCGCGAGAACGTAACGGGCGGTGACAAGACCTGGACCGAGAAGGCTCATTGTCTGCTGTGTGGTTCCAGCATTGACTAA
- the CAP2 gene encoding F-actin-capping protein subunit beta (EggNog:ENOG41), whose protein sequence is MAVDPFDSALDLLRRLNPKQTTDHLNAIISIAPDLTEDLLSSVDQPLTVRRCKQTGRDYLLCDYNRDGDSYRSPWSNQFDPPLDEAGSGGVGAGGNEGAGEGAIPSERVRKMEVKANEAFDVYRDLYYEGGVSSVYFWNLDDGFAGVVLLKKSSPQGGNSEGVWDSIHVFEAIERGRSTHYKLTSTVILTLSTSGGNLGEMDLSGNMTRQVEQDLPVDNDDSHIANVGRLVEDMELKMRNLLQEVYFGKAKDVVGDLRSIGSLSDGARDREAQRELIGSMRR, encoded by the exons ATGGCTGTCGATCCCTTTGACTCCGCTCT AGACCTTCTCCGCCGTCTCAACCCTAAACAGACGACAGATcacctcaacgccatcatctccatcgCTCCAGATCTGACCGAAGACCTTCTGTCGTCCGTCGATCAGCCCCTAACCGTGCGCCGCTGCAAACAGACCGGCCGAGACTACCTCCTCTGCGACTACAACCGCGATGGAGACAGCTACCGCTCACCGTGGTCAAACCAATTCGACCCTCCTCTGGATGAAGCTGGATCAGGCGGTGTAGGTGCTGGTGGTAATGAAGGCGCTGGTGAGGGTGCGATTCCGAGCGAGCGTGTTCGCAAGATGGAGGTCAAGGCGAACGAGGCCTTCGACGTCTATCGCGATTTATACTACGAAGGTGGTGTGAGCAGTGTTTACTTCTGGAACCTTGATGACGGATTCGCAGGGGTCgtgcttctcaagaagt CTTCCCCCCAAGGCGGCAATTCCGAAGGTGTATGGGACTCCATCCATGTTTTCGAGGCAATTgagcgaggaagaagcaCACACTATAAGCTCACATCGACAGTGATTCTGACCTTGTCTACGTCTGGTGGTAACCTAGGCGAGATGGACCTTAGTGGCAACATGACACGCCAGGTCGAACAGGATCTCCCTGTTGACAACGATGATAGCCACATCGCCAATGTGGGACGATTGGTTGAGGATATGGAACTCAAGATGCGCAATCTCCTGCAGGAGGTGTATTTtggcaaagccaaagacgtGGTGGGCGATCTCAGGAGCATTGGAAGCTTGAGTGATGGAGCACGGGATCGCGAGGCTCAGCGCGAACTCATCGGAAGcatgagaagatga
- a CDS encoding hypothetical protein (EggNog:ENOG41), which yields MSAEVSHGRGGAGNFKPDDTEYVDGEVVRTGVVGSHGDGAYSSGRGGKSFLALYHFRNVLMLHLHNNTRSAVTELRQVANTTSSGAGNIADIGTPATERKDVDIIPETAVRPSQDGRDYHTGRGGAGNAQTAGSEKESEEHEKPAFKTPVGLADKLKSKIFGNKK from the coding sequence ATGTCCGCTGAAGTCTCCCACGGTCGCGGCGGCGCAGGCAACTTCAAGCCTGATGATACCGAGTATGTCGACGGCGAGGTTGTTCGAACTGGCGTTGTTGGAAGCCACGGTGATGGCGCGTACAGTTCTGGTCGTGGAGGCAAGTCATTCCTAGCATTGTACCATTTCCGCAATGTCCTGATGTTGCATTTACACAACAACACACGATCAGCTGTCACAGAGCTCAGACAAGTCGCTAATACAACTTCATCAGGTGCTGGTAACATCGCTGACATAGGCACACCCGCCACCGAGCGCAAGGATGTGGACATCATCCCCGAGACTGCTGTCCGACCAAGCCAAGATGGCCGAGACTACCATACCGGTCGTGGAGGTGCTGGCAACGCGCAGACCGCAGGTTCTGAGAAGGAGTCCGAGGAGCACGAGAAGCCTGCGTTCAAGACCCCTGTTGGCCTTGctgacaagctcaagtccaagatctTCGGCAACAAGAAGTAG
- a CDS encoding hypothetical protein (EggNog:ENOG41), producing the protein MATATATTATTTTSGATQPLVTKWSSRYRGLLWRMPFLRAAANASQATVEDLDPPAALSLNPSDAISLALMSAFERDYTHLTVVDADTRALLGYISIPHLQSLLDSGKVKPEDQLSAAMTRFQRKGRTYRVITMETTLEDLESFFRGGVSDGPWKQEFAVITDEKRRFVLGVATVQDLEEFVKRRPE; encoded by the exons ATGGCTACTGCTACCGCCACTACTGCCACCACCACAACATCGGGTGCGACACAGCCCTTGGTTACAAAGTGGTCTTCTCGATATCGTGGG CTTCTATGGAGAATGCCATTCCTTCGAGCTGCGGCTAATGCATCACAGGCCACTGTCGAAGACCTCGACCCCCCGGCTGCACTCTCACTCAACCCCTCCGATGCCATCTCTCTCGCCCTCATGTCCGCCTTTGAGCGCGACTACACGCATCTTACCGTCGTCGACGCCGACACCCGCGCGTTGCTAGGCTACATATCCATCCCTCACCTTCAGTCCCTTCTCGACTCAGGCAAGGTCAAGCCCGAAGATCAGCTCTCGGCTGCCATGACACGCTTCCAGCGCAAGGGCCGTACCTACCGGGTCATCACGATGGAAACGACCCTCGAGGACCTTGAGAGCTTTTTCCGTGGCGGCGTGTCCGATGGACCCTGGAAGCAGGAATTCGCTGTTATCACggatgagaagaggaggtTCGTCTTGGGCGTCGCGACAGTACAGGACCTCGAGGAGTTTGTGAAGCGAAGACCTGAGTAA